The following DNA comes from Moritella sp. 24.
GTAAACGGGCAACCTCAACGTTTTCAAGAGGGGCGCTTGGGCATCGAGGAGTATAGTTCTTACGGTTATTTAGACTGGCAAATTGTACCGGCTAAAAGTATGAATGTTAATCCTTATGAAGTCGCGACAATTAATGGTATTGATTTACTGTTTGATGGTCGAGATCCACGTAAATATAACGTACTCAGGCCGATCATGAGCACGCCTTATTTACAACTTGGGCTCGAGTTCAACTGGGATGGCATTAGTGATACTGCTTCACTTGATAGCTATCATACCGACGATGTATTGTCGGCAATGGCTGATTCTGTTTACCGTGTTCAGGAGTCTCGTTGGGATGAAGAACGTATTTACACTGCACGTGGTGAACATGTAGTTGAAGGTGAACCTTATTTTGTTTATGACAGTATTTATGCGTTAGGTACGCCTTGGCTTACGGTTGCTGAAGATGGCTCTGTCTATGATGAACTTGCTTTAGTGTCTACACGTGTGGCTTTTCAGATGTGGGCGTTATGGAAAACGAACTATACAGACCATTTAATGGTGTTGGTAAGAGAGTTGTACGACCCAGACCGAGGTTGGTATGAAGGGCGTTATGAAGTGAATGGTAGTTATGAAAAAATTATTACCTTAAAGACCAATGCAGGTGTGCTTGAAGCATTATTGTATAAAGCGAATGGTAAGTTATATAAACCGAGTAAAGCAAAAGAATACCGGGATGTACGCTTTAATTCTCGCTTTAACCACCCAGGTAAATGTCATGTGGAGACATTTAGATGATAAAAACATGGATGAAGATAATAGTGATATGTAGCTGTTTTTATCAAACTTCCGTTAGTGCGCAACCTGTTGATATCGAATTAAAGTATTACAGTAAAGCCAGTTATTATCTTGGTCAGGGTAATTTTAAGTTAGCAGCAAGCCAGTGGCATCAGTTAAGTGTGGTATTTTTGCGCTCTGAAGCCAAGCTTGGTAGTCGTAAAATGTGGCAATATGCAGGCTTCGCAGAAGCACTCGCTGCGATGTCTGCAGATAAAGCCAATGATGTCATCGCATATCAATACTGGGCGGATAGTACGCGCTATTTAATGACTGGTGGAACAAATTGGCCGCTAATACAAAAACAACTACATCGACGTTTTGAAGCGACAAATACACAGCTATCTGCATTTATGCAGGTGAATGATCTTTCTATGAATGAAAGTGATCGTTGGCAGCAAGATTTGTCTATGTTACAAGTCTGGAATGACAAACTGTCTTTGTTTGCATTTACAACACCAAAGTTAGGTTTGAGTGGTAAACCAGCCCCGATTAAGGTCTTATCTCAAGAACCTTCCGTTAATTACAAAGGGGCTTTTCAGCCGAATAAAAAGTTATCAGGTTTAGGTACATCAACGTTTCATGGCAAACAAATAACACCGACTAAAGTTATTTCACTACCTGTTGTACCAAGTCCGATTATTGTGATGCCTAAAGATAAAGATAAAGATAAAGATAAAGATAAAGATAAAGATAAAGATAAAGATAAAGATAAAGATAAAGATGTAGCAGCGCAGCCTTCCGAGGCTACTAAGCTTAAAACTGCGAATACTGAAGTCGATGATGTTGACGTTATATCGGATAATGTAAAAAGTATTTCTCCTCGTATTATAGCGCCTGATTCTTTATCAAAGCCAAAAACCTCAGCGAGTAGTCAACCTAACTTTATACCTAGCCGTATTGTGGGTTCTGGTTTGTCTCAATCGGTGAGCGATAGTGCTGAAGTAGAATCATTTGAAAGTATCCCTTTAGTTGAAATTAAAGAGTTCGATCCTAAAATTACGACACCTATTACATCTGATATTACTTCTGATAGCGTAAAAAAGGTTGATGTTAAAATAAGCCAGCCTAATCCGTTATCAAGAGGCACGATGGCAACGATAGAAGATAAAAATGTTGAGGCTTTACAACGCCGTAGCTTTGCCCCAATGAGTGAAAATTAAATACGCGTCACTTCAAATTTCTTCATTATGTTTATGTGCGATAGTCATCTAAATACTACCTTTATTATTAAGCCCAAGGACCATAGTTAATAAAGGATTAGCGATGACTACATCAAAAGAACTCATACAAAATGCGCTGTTAAATTCAAGCCAAGAATTTGATTTAACAGCGCCTTCACACCAAAAAAACCTTCTCAGTTTAGCTAATACTCTCTATTGCTTGAAAGATATTTCAACTGATTATTATCAAACATTAGCGAGAGAAAATGATTGTCCTCTCGAATTTCGATTAGCAATCAAGCTAGTTGAATCTAAACGCTATTTATTAACGGTTTCTAAACCAATGACGGTAGGGATTGTTTTTGCAATGTGGGGAGAACATAATCGTCTTCTGCAGAAAAGCAGTGATAATCCTCATGGTGAAGATTCGCTTAATGTAAAAATTAATCAATTAAACTGGATCACTAATGGCACTCCGGTGACTTGGAAGCTTTACCCTGTTGATGATGGTTGTCCATACGGTAGCGCAAGTATCGCAAGTAAAATATTAGCGAGTCATCCAGATAAAGCAAACGTATCTGTATTGAGTTTAGCTGATGTCATTCCGACAGACAGAGGGCCGCTTCAAAATTTAAAACATGTGGATGACTCTAGAAAGGGCGGCGCGATTGTCTATGGTTGTGAGCGAGCACTTGCGAATAATGTCGACTGTGTCGTTTATACAGATGCAGATAATTCAGTCCACCTTGGTCAGTTAGGTTTATTGCTTAAACCATACCTGACTGAAAATTATCAAGTTGTATTGGGTAATCGCAAACATTCTGATTCAATCTTAGTGAAGCAAGAAGAACGCTGGGGCGTTGGTATTAAGACGTTACGCCATATGCAAAGAATGATAGGTCAGCAAATATTTAGTCAAGGTATTAAAGATACGCAGGCCGCATTTAAACTATACAGTCGTGAGGTTCTGGTAAAAATAATGGCGTCACCAACAGTGTATGACTTTTCATTTGATACAGATTGGATTTTGGCGGCAATGGAGCTAAAAACGGATATTGTAACTGTACCATTTGCATTTATTGATTCAGCTGCAGAGTCTGCTTCGATAGTCCAAGGACCAATGACAACTTGGTTTACATTGTTAGATGGGTTAATTAAAGCGGTGAGAGTACGTAATGCAACGCATAGCCAAGAAATGGCGGCAGTATTCGAACAGCAAGTGTCATCTCACGAAGTATTAGAGAAAATTATTGATACCTTGCCGTTGGAACTTAAAAATACCCCTGATTCTGAACTCGGAGACCCTGATGTCATGTCTCCAGCAGAAATAGAGGCATGGTTAAAAGCAGTTCAAGCAGCTTGATTAACGAATACTAATAAAAACCTCATGAACTTTATTGAAAGGAAAAGTTGAGGTTTTTAGTTCATGGTACTGTTCGATATTACGCAATATTCAGTGCAATTCTTTCTATCAACTTTATGTCTCGACAGAACTTCACCGCAAGTAATTGACTCTCAGGATCCCAGCGGACGACAGATGTCGGTATTACGTCTGTGAAATAGTTGTCAAATTCAATAACTAAGCTTTCGTTTACGGTGAATCTATCCTTTTTTTTACCTTTTATTTTCACTTTTGCAAGTAGCCCTGATTTAGATATATTTTGTACCTCAATCGGGATCTTAAATATGTCAAAAAATCCTAATTTATTCACATACAATATGGGCATTTGCTCCCAATAATTAAAGCGTGCATGTTCACGGTTTACTTTTAAAGAGAGGTCTTTTTTTACATTAAACATAGTATATCCATATATTTATGTAGATTTGCAAGCTAGCAAATAAAATGGCGTTATCTCTTCTAAATTTAGCTTAAAATTAATCGGTTAGCAGGACAAAATACAGCTGTAATTCACTTATCTCGATTTTGTGACGTTGATCTTAATCAAGTGTAGTTGAATGTTTGTTGTGATTACAAGCGATCTTCATTAAAATACTAATACGAATTGTTATTATTAAGGTATTTTTAACTGTGTCGCAAATTCTTATTGTCGATGATGATATACAGCTGTGTGAACTACTCACTGAAGTTTTACTTGAAGATGGCTACGAGGTGCATAGCGTGCATTGTGGTGAAACGGCATTAGACTATATACAATCTAATCCTGTTGATTTGGTATTACTTGATGTGATGTTACCCAACATTAATGGATTACAGGTGGCAAGACGTATATGTCAGCGCTTTGCTACACCGATTTTAATGTTGACTGCATTAGCTGATGAAACCGCGATGCTTGACTGTTTACAAGCGGGGGCTGACCAATATATCGCTAAACCTTATCATGTACCTGAGCTGTTAACGCGTATTCAAGTGATGTTACGTCGTGTAGGCTTAGAAAAGCAAAGACAAAATCTAGGTAATGAGAGCTCACTGTTGACTCAACTGTCGCGTCTATCGTTCACCGCTACGGAAGCGGAGTTACTTGAATATCTAGTGTCTCGCCACGAAATCGTCGTATCAAAAAGTGAATTACAAAAACAAGTATTAAAGAAAGACTTGTGCCCGTTTGATCGTAACCTTGATATGCACATCAGTAATATCCGTCGAAAAATGGTGCAATCAGGTTTATCAAAATTGCACATAAAAACAGTGCGCGGTAAAGGCTATAGCTTTTTTGAACACGTAGGCAGTATGGCAACATGAACCTGAGTTGTGTAAAAAATGCAAGAAGGTGGTTTTTTTTAGGTGATCGCCAAGGATTGGCATTTCGTTTATTCAGCTATTTTGCGATTACCCTTATCTTGATCCTCAGTTTGCAAAGTATTGCAGAAATGGCGTTGGTCCGTGTGCTGCTGCATTTGCCTGCTACCGTCAAAACTGAAATGCTAGATCTTGCCGAACAGGCGAATAAGCTGCTTGATAATAAAGACGCAGAAGGGAAGCTAGACCGTAATCAGCTCGCAGAGTGGGAAGAGGCGCAATCGAGTTATTTATTTGTACTTAATGATGAACTTGAAGAGGTGGGCACGCGTATTATGCACCCACACTTTAAGTTTAAATTACGTTATCTCCGCCCACTTGATACGATCTTAGACAAACGTGTTAGTAAGCCCGTCATTTCTTTGCCTCTACGACCGGGTTATCAGTTAGTTGTTCAGTTTTCCGATAAGGAACATCCGGCACATAACTTTCCTTATTACTTCGCCGCTATCCAATTTATTATCACCAGTATATTACTCGCAATCTTTTCATTATTACTCGCTCGGCATTTACAACAGCCACTACATCGTTTACAAGCCGCTAGTCGAAGTTTAGCCGAAGGTGACTTTAGTATTCGCGCATCTCACCAAGTCGGTAAGAGCGTTACTGAATTTAATCAGCTTGCACAAGATTTAGATGATATGGCTGAGCATATCCACCAATTGATTGGTAAACAAAAGAAGCTGATCACTGACGTATCGCATGAATTAAGAACGCCATTAGCAAGGCACAGTTTGGTTTTACATTTGTTACGTAAGCGTTGTCCTGATGACGTGAGTGACTTATTAGATAAACTTGAAAGCCAATCTTCAGAAATGAATAATTTAGTGAGTGAGATACTTGAGTTTAGCCGTTTGGAGCATGAGAATGTGTCAGTAAAACTGATACCGACACAGCTCGAATCTTTGTGTCAAATCCAAGTCATGCAAAATGAAATAGATTTAAAGCCACAGCAGTCGCTAAATGTTGAATTAGATAATGCGACAGCGATGGTGTTAGCTGACAACAGATTATGCTTAAGAGCGATAAAAAACGTGCTTGAGAATGCAATTAAGTACGCAGGAGATGAAGCGACGATTGATATTAGAGTCTGCGAACAAGCGGAGTTTGTAGACATCATTATTGCAGACAATGGCATTGGTATACCTTTGCAGCAATTAGAACGAGTTTTTGATCCGTTTGTTCGTATTGAGCAAGCAAGGAATAAACAGTCTGGCGGTTATGGACTCGGACTGGCGATTGTAAAGGAGGCTATGCTGATTATGCGCGGTGAAGCGATTGCGGAACTAAATGTAAATAATGGCGTCACGGTAAAATTGCGATTTCCTATCCCTTAGTTGATATATATCTTAATGTATTTATAGAAAGCGCTTATTTCAATATGGAATAGGCGCTTTTTATATGCAGCATTGGTCAATTAATATCCTATTAGCCCAATTTTTTGAAACGGCAACTTATGACTAATGCAAAGAATGTAAATTTCATGCAAATGGTAATGATTATCAATTAGAATCCTGTTCATCAAGTCGACCTACAGTCGTCGGCGCAAAATTTAAATTAATTAAAATGAATCGGAGACAACGGAATATGTTTTGTAAAACTCGATTAGCTGTCGTAATTGCGACAGTACTTGCAGCGCCAAGTGCTTACTCTACTGAAACGGTAGAAACAGATGAGCACATGGAAGTTGTCGGTCGTGACTATGGCTTTAAAGTTGATACTAACAGTACTGCAATGCGTGTTGAAGCGACTCAGCTTGAGACTCCGGGCCAAGTAACGGTTATTGACGAACAGCTAATTGATGAGCAAAGAGCAAGCACATTAGGTAATGTACTGAAAAATGATTCAAGTATTTCTGCTGGTGGTGTAAGCCGTAACCGTGAATCATTCAAATTACGTGGTTTTGATTTAGAAAGTAGCAGTGGTTTCTTACGTGATGGTAAGCAGCATTGGTCGCACTACCGTCAACCGATTGAGCTGTTAGAGCGCGTTGAAGTATTAAAAGGCCCTGCAGGCCTACTTTACGGTAAGTCAGCTCCAGGTGGCTTAGTGAACATGGTTGCTAAAAAACCAACTTATGAAACGCAAGTGAATATTAGCCAAGATTTAGGCTCTAATAACGACTCTCGCACGACTGTTGATGTAAGTGGTGCGTTGAATGATGCACAAACGCTACGTGCACGTGCTGTTGTTTCAAAACAAAGTTACGACTCATGGCGTACATATGGTGATGGTAGCACACCGTCGACAGAGCGTTTTGTTGGTGGTTTATTTGTTGATTACGACTTAAATGACAAAGTGACACTGTCAGTTCATTACGATAAAACAAACGACAACGGTAATGTTGACTCAGGTGCTTATATTGATATTGACACCGGTAAACCAATTCTCGGTGAAGAGCATATTTGGGATGCACAGTGGTCAACGATTGAGAATGACGTTGAGAATGCTGGTTTTGATATCGCAGCACAGCTATCTGACAGCTGGAACATGAAATTAGGTTATAACAACCAAGACTTCAGACGTCATGATACCGAGAGTTTCACAGACCCTGAAAGTTACCTTAAAAATAATGACGGTACAGTCGATTATCAGGTTTATGATCGTATGGATCACTGGGTATTTAATACAGCATTTATTGACTTTGTTGGTGAATTTGATGCGTTAGGTATGCAACACCAAACATTAATTGGTGCGAACTGGTTAGGTTATTACTACTCAAAACTAAGTGATAGTACTAAAGGCTATAAAGGAACTGTTGGC
Coding sequences within:
- a CDS encoding TonB-dependent siderophore receptor, which produces MFCKTRLAVVIATVLAAPSAYSTETVETDEHMEVVGRDYGFKVDTNSTAMRVEATQLETPGQVTVIDEQLIDEQRASTLGNVLKNDSSISAGGVSRNRESFKLRGFDLESSSGFLRDGKQHWSHYRQPIELLERVEVLKGPAGLLYGKSAPGGLVNMVAKKPTYETQVNISQDLGSNNDSRTTVDVSGALNDAQTLRARAVVSKQSYDSWRTYGDGSTPSTERFVGGLFVDYDLNDKVTLSVHYDKTNDNGNVDSGAYIDIDTGKPILGEEHIWDAQWSTIENDVENAGFDIAAQLSDSWNMKLGYNNQDFRRHDTESFTDPESYLKNNDGTVDYQVYDRMDHWVFNTAFIDFVGEFDALGMQHQTLIGANWLGYYYSKLSDSTKGYKGTVGQPFDKPDGTHYSNGTKSITERDSFGIYVQDMVTVNDQWQVLAGLRFDREVNEKHTYNNVLPKLGVIYHPLENGSIYATYSESFEPKDPISTKTEKDMNEGAELDPVKGTLYELGTKWELMDNQLFVSGAIFDITQENVVISKKIKNNPDYDSETTQAGKQVHRGAEFSAMGYVTEAFSLSGSMTYLDAEIHDAFDGDIDGNRPADVPEFSASVWSRYSFANNTDVNLGAIYVGERFGDEGNTYKKDGYTRFDTGIAHTINYDKDMDLVLRFNIENLFDTDYLAGGGEEKTIIGEGRNYMASIQLRY
- a CDS encoding glycosyltransferase → MTTSKELIQNALLNSSQEFDLTAPSHQKNLLSLANTLYCLKDISTDYYQTLARENDCPLEFRLAIKLVESKRYLLTVSKPMTVGIVFAMWGEHNRLLQKSSDNPHGEDSLNVKINQLNWITNGTPVTWKLYPVDDGCPYGSASIASKILASHPDKANVSVLSLADVIPTDRGPLQNLKHVDDSRKGGAIVYGCERALANNVDCVVYTDADNSVHLGQLGLLLKPYLTENYQVVLGNRKHSDSILVKQEERWGVGIKTLRHMQRMIGQQIFSQGIKDTQAAFKLYSREVLVKIMASPTVYDFSFDTDWILAAMELKTDIVTVPFAFIDSAAESASIVQGPMTTWFTLLDGLIKAVRVRNATHSQEMAAVFEQQVSSHEVLEKIIDTLPLELKNTPDSELGDPDVMSPAEIEAWLKAVQAA
- a CDS encoding response regulator transcription factor, yielding MSQILIVDDDIQLCELLTEVLLEDGYEVHSVHCGETALDYIQSNPVDLVLLDVMLPNINGLQVARRICQRFATPILMLTALADETAMLDCLQAGADQYIAKPYHVPELLTRIQVMLRRVGLEKQRQNLGNESSLLTQLSRLSFTATEAELLEYLVSRHEIVVSKSELQKQVLKKDLCPFDRNLDMHISNIRRKMVQSGLSKLHIKTVRGKGYSFFEHVGSMAT
- a CDS encoding DUF3131 domain-containing protein, coding for MLSKLMVACSAVLLTSCGVVYQSVEEGITSFNASQIIRQGRFGELNEDELQWAQTAWLYVENNTQLKTGLVNSLDNFPSTNMSALADYLIALIAAQEFELITSKEYDERLSLVITFLVEMPLSQVSVPNLAYSTSSGEMIDYGMQPNDIGWSSVDIGRLLIALALVKQRNQEFSEYIDKAVLRWNFCELVNEEGSLFAGSIVNGQPQRFQEGRLGIEEYSSYGYLDWQIVPAKSMNVNPYEVATINGIDLLFDGRDPRKYNVLRPIMSTPYLQLGLEFNWDGISDTASLDSYHTDDVLSAMADSVYRVQESRWDEERIYTARGEHVVEGEPYFVYDSIYALGTPWLTVAEDGSVYDELALVSTRVAFQMWALWKTNYTDHLMVLVRELYDPDRGWYEGRYEVNGSYEKIITLKTNAGVLEALLYKANGKLYKPSKAKEYRDVRFNSRFNHPGKCHVETFR
- a CDS encoding ATP-binding protein; the protein is MNLSCVKNARRWFFLGDRQGLAFRLFSYFAITLILILSLQSIAEMALVRVLLHLPATVKTEMLDLAEQANKLLDNKDAEGKLDRNQLAEWEEAQSSYLFVLNDELEEVGTRIMHPHFKFKLRYLRPLDTILDKRVSKPVISLPLRPGYQLVVQFSDKEHPAHNFPYYFAAIQFIITSILLAIFSLLLARHLQQPLHRLQAASRSLAEGDFSIRASHQVGKSVTEFNQLAQDLDDMAEHIHQLIGKQKKLITDVSHELRTPLARHSLVLHLLRKRCPDDVSDLLDKLESQSSEMNNLVSEILEFSRLEHENVSVKLIPTQLESLCQIQVMQNEIDLKPQQSLNVELDNATAMVLADNRLCLRAIKNVLENAIKYAGDEATIDIRVCEQAEFVDIIIADNGIGIPLQQLERVFDPFVRIEQARNKQSGGYGLGLAIVKEAMLIMRGEAIAELNVNNGVTVKLRFPIP
- a CDS encoding PilZ domain-containing protein, encoding MFNVKKDLSLKVNREHARFNYWEQMPILYVNKLGFFDIFKIPIEVQNISKSGLLAKVKIKGKKKDRFTVNESLVIEFDNYFTDVIPTSVVRWDPESQLLAVKFCRDIKLIERIALNIA